In the Candidatus Methylomirabilota bacterium genome, one interval contains:
- a CDS encoding SpoIIE family protein phosphatase, translating into MSGTSSAAIARRYGFILTATFAIVLLLSAGLVAVEYAREEAAERDRIALRLSERLVELSALVAATVDAVDALRSRAEALASDPGAAPPRSALAPAPGDLLTLDDPPPGIDRRGHGNVMARAALPAPEFQRETRIALGLGPTFTADAQAAPFIAWQSFVSAGGTVAVFPWISSRLFPLEPDPRGRALFARGTPEENPGRHRFWIGIEDDPAGKGAVVGAGAPVYDGDRFVGTVAALIPLEALGEIAAQLRYPLGRLVLLDPDDRVLAMAGAVDRGDPGRAAALDALAPEARRPGITRAIAAATRRLEAADGHLVFAAELDQAPWRLVYLVPRLDLAASIAARSGVAVVAPLLGLVVLLLVAHMATRREFVVPATRLVGHIDAASRQPDAAIPAVPAAWRPFFAAVSDSFAAHGQLVSIRQELDVARRMQQAILPSAFPPHAAVDLAARMIPALEVGGDFYDFFWLDRTRLGLVIADVSDKGVGAALFMAVSRTLLRAVAPGAAGPAACLGAASNILAEDNPASMFVTVFYGVLDVETGELVYASGGHPPPLVVSTSGEVAPLPRTRGAALGMFPDQRFEERQAALPAGASLFLYTDGVTEATAPDGSEFGSARLAAALAAQPPDAMLAALLGAVEGFVAGRPRADDVTCMVVRRRSHAAA; encoded by the coding sequence ATGAGCGGAACCTCGTCCGCCGCGATCGCCCGGCGCTACGGCTTCATCCTCACCGCGACCTTCGCGATCGTGCTGCTGCTCTCGGCCGGCCTCGTCGCCGTGGAGTACGCCCGAGAGGAAGCGGCCGAGCGGGACCGGATCGCCCTGCGCCTGTCCGAGCGGCTGGTCGAGCTGAGCGCGCTGGTGGCCGCGACCGTCGACGCCGTCGACGCGCTTCGGTCGCGGGCAGAGGCGCTGGCCAGCGACCCCGGGGCCGCCCCGCCCCGCTCCGCGCTGGCGCCGGCGCCGGGCGACCTGCTCACCCTGGATGATCCGCCCCCGGGGATCGACCGCCGGGGCCACGGCAACGTGATGGCCCGCGCCGCCCTCCCGGCGCCGGAGTTTCAGCGCGAGACACGGATCGCCCTCGGCCTCGGCCCCACCTTCACCGCCGATGCTCAGGCGGCGCCGTTCATCGCGTGGCAGAGCTTCGTGTCGGCCGGCGGCACGGTGGCCGTCTTCCCCTGGATCTCGTCCCGCCTGTTCCCGCTGGAGCCGGACCCACGCGGGCGGGCGCTCTTCGCTCGCGGCACGCCGGAGGAGAACCCCGGCCGCCATCGCTTCTGGATCGGCATCGAGGACGACCCCGCCGGCAAGGGCGCGGTCGTCGGCGCCGGGGCGCCGGTCTACGACGGTGACCGCTTTGTCGGCACCGTGGCCGCCCTGATTCCGCTGGAGGCGCTGGGCGAGATCGCGGCCCAGCTCCGCTATCCGCTCGGCCGTCTGGTGCTGCTCGACCCGGACGACCGGGTGCTGGCGATGGCCGGCGCGGTCGACCGGGGCGACCCGGGGCGCGCCGCGGCGCTCGACGCGCTGGCGCCCGAAGCGCGCCGCCCGGGCATCACCCGGGCGATCGCCGCGGCGACTCGCCGGCTCGAGGCGGCGGACGGCCACCTGGTCTTCGCCGCCGAACTGGACCAGGCGCCGTGGCGGCTCGTCTACCTCGTCCCCCGGCTCGACCTCGCCGCCAGCATCGCGGCGCGGAGTGGCGTCGCCGTCGTCGCCCCCCTGCTCGGTCTCGTCGTCTTGCTGCTCGTGGCGCACATGGCGACCCGGCGCGAATTCGTCGTCCCGGCGACCCGACTCGTCGGCCACATCGACGCGGCGAGCCGTCAGCCCGACGCCGCGATCCCGGCGGTGCCGGCGGCGTGGCGGCCGTTCTTCGCCGCGGTGAGCGACAGCTTCGCCGCCCACGGCCAGCTCGTCTCGATCCGCCAGGAGCTGGACGTGGCCCGGCGGATGCAGCAGGCGATCCTGCCCAGTGCCTTTCCCCCGCACGCCGCCGTCGATCTCGCCGCCCGCATGATCCCGGCCCTCGAGGTGGGGGGCGACTTCTACGACTTCTTCTGGCTGGACCGGACGCGGCTCGGGCTGGTCATCGCCGACGTCTCCGACAAGGGTGTCGGCGCGGCGCTGTTCATGGCGGTGTCGCGGACCCTGCTGCGCGCGGTCGCGCCCGGAGCGGCGGGGCCGGCCGCGTGTCTCGGCGCGGCCAGCAACATCCTGGCCGAGGACAACCCGGCCAGCATGTTCGTGACCGTCTTCTACGGCGTGCTCGACGTGGAAACCGGTGAGCTCGTGTACGCGAGCGGCGGTCATCCGCCACCGCTCGTCGTCTCGACCTCCGGAGAGGTCGCGCCGCTGCCGAGGACGCGCGGGGCCGCCCTCGGCATGTTCCCGGACCAGCGCTTCGAGGAGCGACAGGCGGCCCTGCCGGCCGGCGCCAGCCTGTTTCTCTACACCGATGGCGTGACCGAAGCGACCGCGCCGGATGGGAGCGAGTTCGGCAGCGCCCGGCTGGCGGCGGCGCTGGCGGCGCAGCCGCCGGACGCCATGCTGGCCGCGCTGCTGGGCGCGGTGGAGGGGTTCGTGGCCGGGCGCCCGCGGGCGGACGACGTGACCTGCATGGTGGTGCGTCGCCGGTCCCATGCGGCCGCCTAG
- a CDS encoding STAS domain-containing protein, with translation MDVTFDRLEDCLVVRLRGRLDRLTSGPFEQTLQREMTPPAVSVAFDCRHLEYVSSAGLRVVLATAKALRPAGHSVVLFGMQPMVREVFDISGFSEFLAILLDEPAALAAVRAPGRGLPG, from the coding sequence ATGGACGTGACGTTCGACCGACTCGAGGATTGCCTCGTCGTCCGGCTGCGCGGCCGGCTCGACCGATTGACCTCGGGTCCCTTCGAGCAGACCCTGCAGCGGGAGATGACACCACCCGCGGTGTCCGTCGCCTTCGACTGCCGGCACCTCGAGTACGTCAGCAGCGCCGGCCTGCGCGTCGTGCTGGCGACGGCGAAGGCGCTCCGCCCCGCCGGGCACAGCGTGGTGCTCTTCGGCATGCAGCCCATGGTGCGCGAGGTGTTCGACATCAGCGGCTTCAGCGAGTTCCTGGCGATCCTGCTCGACGAGCCGGCCGCGCTGGCGGCCGTGCGGGCCCCCGGGCGTGGGCTGCCCGGCTGA
- a CDS encoding solute carrier family 23 protein produces the protein MPASDRSDVARREPGGPASTAKKPVTLQFGVDDAPPLGVTLLCAVQHIGVMAIFLVVPLLLARQAAAPAEVVTSVLGLSMLALGIGTLLQASPRLGSGYLVPPVFTGIYVGPSLQAVQSGGLPLMAGMTIAAGVAEGALSRTVRHLRPFMPPELAGLVIFLTGTTTAAIGLRYLLRGAGPLSAAQWLVAVATLVPMVGLSVWTKGRLRIVCALVGMATGSLAALTTGGLAGGALAEVALGPVVALPRLGHVGWAFDPLLLVPFGIGALAATLKTVGLVSLSQRMNDTGWVRPEMRSITRGVLADGVGTTVSGLFGTVGGNSAPSCVGLAAATGVASRRVAYAIGAILILLAFVPAFPRLFALLPPPVVGSVLVFTACFTLLNGIETIASRMLDTRKTLVIGLAIVAALAADVFPEIFKTAPASIRPMLESSLVFGTLTGILLNTLFRLGVRQRVALTIEPAEYDPVRVEDFMEERGAAWGARREIVRRATYAIHQCVETLLDAPETTGPFSITVAFDEFNLDVQVRYTGAMLELPERRPTEREILEVEGGDRRLAGFLLRRVADRASSSRDGDRCVVTFHFEH, from the coding sequence ATGCCTGCCAGCGACCGGAGCGACGTGGCGCGACGGGAACCGGGAGGTCCGGCGTCGACGGCGAAGAAGCCGGTCACGCTGCAGTTCGGCGTCGACGACGCGCCGCCCCTCGGTGTCACGCTGCTCTGCGCCGTGCAGCACATCGGCGTGATGGCGATCTTTCTCGTCGTGCCCCTCCTGCTGGCGCGGCAGGCGGCCGCGCCCGCGGAGGTCGTGACGAGCGTGCTCGGCCTGTCGATGCTCGCCCTCGGCATCGGCACGCTGCTCCAGGCCTCTCCGCGGCTCGGGAGCGGGTATCTCGTCCCGCCCGTCTTCACGGGCATCTACGTCGGTCCTTCGCTGCAGGCCGTCCAGTCGGGAGGGCTGCCGCTGATGGCCGGCATGACGATCGCGGCGGGCGTGGCCGAGGGCGCCCTGTCGCGCACCGTCCGGCACCTGCGCCCGTTCATGCCGCCCGAGCTGGCGGGGCTGGTGATCTTCCTGACCGGGACGACGACCGCCGCCATCGGCCTCAGGTATCTCCTCCGTGGCGCCGGTCCGCTGAGCGCCGCCCAGTGGCTGGTCGCCGTGGCGACCCTGGTCCCGATGGTCGGGCTCAGCGTCTGGACCAAGGGCCGGCTCCGCATCGTGTGCGCGCTCGTCGGCATGGCCACCGGCTCCCTCGCGGCGCTCACCACCGGCGGGCTGGCGGGCGGCGCGCTGGCCGAGGTGGCCCTCGGCCCGGTGGTGGCCCTGCCCCGCCTCGGGCACGTCGGCTGGGCGTTCGATCCCCTGCTCCTCGTCCCGTTCGGCATCGGCGCCCTGGCGGCGACGCTCAAGACCGTCGGCCTCGTCAGCCTCAGCCAGCGGATGAACGACACCGGGTGGGTGCGCCCGGAGATGCGCTCGATCACCCGGGGGGTCCTCGCCGACGGGGTCGGCACGACCGTCTCGGGGCTCTTCGGGACCGTCGGCGGCAACTCGGCGCCGAGCTGCGTGGGCCTCGCCGCGGCGACCGGGGTGGCCAGCCGCCGGGTGGCCTACGCGATCGGCGCTATCCTGATCCTGCTGGCATTCGTGCCGGCGTTCCCCCGGCTCTTCGCGCTGCTGCCGCCGCCGGTCGTGGGCTCGGTCCTGGTCTTCACCGCCTGCTTCACGCTGCTGAACGGGATCGAGACCATCGCCTCCCGGATGCTGGACACGCGGAAGACGCTCGTCATCGGCCTGGCGATCGTCGCCGCCCTGGCGGCCGACGTGTTCCCGGAGATCTTCAAGACGGCGCCCGCCTCGATCCGGCCCATGCTCGAATCCTCACTGGTCTTCGGGACCCTGACCGGGATCCTCCTCAACACGCTCTTCCGCCTCGGCGTGCGGCAGCGCGTCGCGCTCACCATCGAGCCGGCGGAATACGACCCGGTGCGGGTCGAGGACTTCATGGAGGAGCGGGGGGCGGCCTGGGGCGCCCGGCGCGAGATCGTCCGCCGCGCCACCTACGCCATCCACCAGTGCGTGGAGACGCTCCTCGACGCGCCCGAGACGACGGGTCCGTTCAGCATCACCGTCGCCTTCGACGAGTTCAACCTGGACGTCCAGGTGCGCTACACGGGGGCCATGCTCGAGCTGCCGGAGCGGCGTCCCACCGAGCGCGAGATCCTGGAGGTGGAGGGCGGCGACCGCCGGCTCGCCGGTTTCCTCCTGCGCCGGGTGGCCGACCGCGCCTCCTCCTCGCGGGATGGCGACCGGTGCGTCGTGACGTTCCACTTCGAGCATTGA
- a CDS encoding GH116 family glycosyl-hydrolase: MSTETTPGLTPRARHYTGAALKEIAFPLGGIGTGTVSLGGRGQLRDWEIFNRPAKGRDLPLCFFAMWARPEGGEAVARLLERQLLPPFIADRGLSPWAVAGLPRLEEATFVGTYPIATVRFHDRVLPVEVTLEAFTPFAPFDDHVSGLPVAVFRWRLRNPSARPVEVTLAYTQLNPVGYDGIGSLRRGRRHPMFGGNVNQWTDEGRLRGLRMSRPGGDGAHPGAGTLAVATPWPDVTFSEHWERSGWFDDIQDFWDDFRADGRLPDRAEGTPSPPGETDAGTLGLIARLEPGRTVDLPIVLAWHFPNLVNYWGPVETLPGQSVVGQRMTNWFATRWADAWAAAAEAVERLDALTASTGAFRDALFTSTVPDEVIDAVSSQMSIIRTTTCLRTADGRFHAFEGCDDDAGCCPMNSTHVWNYAQALAFLFPHLERSVRLTDYQHNTLPDGEQKFRTMLPLRPGVVWNYVAAADGQMGTIMKLYREWLISGDDAYLRALWPQAKKTLAFAWTRWDPDRDGVMEGEQHNTYDVEFYGPNTMCGALYLGALRAAEEIARYLGDPDADEYARLYASGRARYDRELWNGEYYVQAVRMPAPHEVHKGKYPPRHPPAFRAGEPMPRYQYGPGCLSDQLLGQWFAHVVGLGYLLPEEHVRAAARSIFRYNFRRSVAAHESCQRAYAVNDEAGLLQCTWPHGGRPRYPFPYADECWTGAEYAVAGLLIYQGDVEAGLEIVRGVRRRHDGIRRNPWDEFECGHHYARALSSWALLLALSGYGYSAPAARLGFAPPGPADDFRCLFTAGTAWGTVEITGSRATLTVQAGELVLRHLEVGDRVHTFDPPVVVTSGHPLSVPR; the protein is encoded by the coding sequence ATGTCCACGGAGACCACCCCCGGCCTCACCCCGCGGGCCCGCCACTACACCGGGGCCGCGCTCAAGGAGATCGCCTTCCCGCTCGGTGGCATCGGGACCGGCACGGTCTCGCTGGGCGGCCGCGGCCAGCTGCGCGACTGGGAGATCTTCAACCGGCCGGCCAAGGGGCGCGACCTGCCGCTCTGCTTCTTCGCGATGTGGGCCAGGCCGGAGGGCGGCGAGGCGGTCGCGCGGCTCCTCGAACGGCAGCTCCTGCCCCCGTTCATCGCCGACCGCGGGCTGTCTCCCTGGGCAGTCGCCGGGCTGCCGCGTCTGGAGGAGGCGACGTTCGTCGGCACCTATCCGATCGCGACCGTCCGCTTCCACGACCGGGTCCTGCCCGTCGAGGTCACGCTGGAAGCGTTCACCCCCTTCGCGCCCTTCGACGACCACGTCTCGGGCCTGCCGGTGGCCGTCTTCCGCTGGCGCCTGCGAAACCCGTCGGCCCGGCCGGTCGAGGTCACGCTGGCCTACACCCAGCTCAACCCCGTCGGCTACGACGGCATCGGGAGCTTGCGCCGCGGACGCCGCCACCCCATGTTCGGCGGCAACGTCAATCAGTGGACCGACGAGGGCCGCCTCCGCGGGCTCCGGATGAGCCGACCCGGCGGGGACGGCGCGCATCCCGGCGCCGGAACGCTGGCGGTGGCCACGCCGTGGCCCGACGTGACGTTCTCCGAGCACTGGGAGCGAAGCGGGTGGTTCGACGACATCCAGGACTTCTGGGACGACTTCCGGGCCGACGGCCGGCTGCCCGACCGCGCCGAGGGGACGCCGAGCCCGCCCGGCGAGACGGACGCCGGGACACTGGGTCTGATCGCCCGCCTCGAGCCGGGCCGGACGGTGGACCTCCCGATCGTCCTGGCCTGGCACTTCCCGAACCTCGTCAATTACTGGGGCCCGGTCGAGACCCTCCCCGGCCAGAGCGTCGTCGGCCAGCGGATGACCAACTGGTTCGCCACCCGGTGGGCCGACGCCTGGGCGGCGGCCGCGGAGGCCGTCGAGCGGCTCGACGCGCTCACGGCGAGCACCGGCGCCTTCCGCGACGCGCTCTTCACGTCGACCGTGCCGGACGAGGTCATCGACGCCGTCTCGAGCCAGATGTCGATCATCCGGACGACCACCTGCCTGCGGACCGCCGACGGGCGCTTCCACGCCTTCGAGGGATGCGACGACGACGCCGGCTGCTGCCCGATGAACTCCACCCACGTGTGGAACTACGCGCAGGCGCTCGCCTTCCTCTTTCCGCACCTCGAGCGCTCGGTTCGCCTGACCGATTACCAGCACAACACGCTGCCCGACGGGGAGCAGAAGTTCCGGACGATGCTGCCGCTGCGGCCGGGCGTGGTCTGGAACTACGTGGCGGCGGCCGACGGCCAGATGGGCACGATCATGAAGCTCTACCGCGAGTGGCTCATCTCGGGCGACGACGCCTACCTCCGCGCGCTCTGGCCGCAGGCGAAGAAGACGCTGGCCTTCGCCTGGACGCGGTGGGACCCCGACCGCGACGGCGTCATGGAGGGCGAGCAGCACAACACGTACGACGTCGAGTTCTACGGCCCGAACACGATGTGCGGCGCGCTCTACCTGGGCGCGCTCCGGGCCGCCGAGGAGATCGCCCGCTACCTGGGGGACCCCGACGCCGACGAGTACGCGCGCCTCTACGCCTCGGGCCGCGCGCGCTACGACCGCGAGCTCTGGAACGGCGAGTACTACGTGCAGGCCGTGCGGATGCCCGCGCCGCACGAGGTCCACAAGGGCAAGTACCCGCCGCGCCACCCGCCCGCCTTCCGCGCGGGCGAGCCGATGCCGCGCTACCAGTACGGCCCCGGCTGCCTGTCCGATCAGCTCCTCGGCCAGTGGTTCGCCCACGTCGTCGGGCTGGGTTACCTGCTGCCGGAAGAGCACGTGCGCGCCGCCGCCCGCTCGATCTTCCGATACAACTTCCGCCGCTCGGTCGCGGCCCACGAGAGCTGCCAGCGCGCCTACGCCGTCAACGACGAGGCCGGTCTGCTCCAGTGCACCTGGCCCCACGGCGGGCGGCCGCGCTATCCGTTCCCGTACGCCGACGAGTGCTGGACCGGCGCCGAGTACGCGGTGGCCGGGCTTCTCATCTACCAGGGCGACGTCGAGGCCGGCCTCGAGATCGTGCGCGGCGTGCGCCGGCGCCACGACGGCATCCGCCGCAACCCCTGGGACGAGTTCGAGTGCGGCCACCACTACGCCCGCGCGCTCTCGTCGTGGGCGCTGCTGCTGGCGCTGTCCGGCTACGGGTACAGCGCGCCGGCCGCCCGGCTCGGCTTCGCCCCCCCGGGCCCGGCCGACGACTTCCGGTGCCTTTTCACCGCCGGGACGGCCTGGGGCACGGTCGAGATCACGGGGAGCCGCGCGACGCTGACGGTCCAGGCCGGCGAGCTCGTGCTGCGACACCTCGAGGTGGGCGACCGCGTCCACACCTTCGACCCGCCGGTCGTCGTCACCAGCGGCCACCCGCTCAGCGTGCCGCGATAG
- a CDS encoding alkaline phosphatase D family protein, whose product MARSIVSRRVFLASSVLLTADALAPGRLAATLVGPWLGAPARGLSRLVLEAWGRGPLGEDGPDQFACVVTFADGHAFEQLLEPGRRIASEVLDGSHRARFALDLASPPAAALAARQSLETVRSVELVKAGGARPWRCEALGLWADDTLVLARYVDDGVLEEPGDTVRVTVEPQGTLRALALRLATANEDFAATDNDIYGNVAFADGTLLYSAANRLLTHGMARGASASFMLPIPRGLDQDPADIEEVYLRKAGSNGWLLRSVELFANGGAVPVIANRAVNQFLDNQAAVLRHRDWSSRSILTPVESPASTPLRGVTYRISGPVLGHLTDTTARIVYRVEREGTYRLKVYRYGTTTVLQQITAGLQPAATFVVTGLSPNTPYAFELFHLVSGVERRVPGSGGAVRTFPPDGASVHFRIAIGSCANNKKFPAQPAWDAITARALGPGVDPAARPDRLRFFIHLGDTMYFYDDVVGPPPETVSGMLAAHLSARKHPAFLRMAQQLPCYAVWDDHDFAGNNTDAPDLGARKVFARNAFLQYWANPIRPDLAFGLAARFGYGNVDFYLMDGRYNRDKAAGVLFGRPQLRWVLDDIRRRGPGRLRILLSGSTWTHSRTDGHKEAYGNGTYTAEREWFYGQLATLIGSPIWGLVFASGDVHCNHLYEIVLPRGGARVAPEVVASPIANKPGDDCPFPITGPGPEFRWGEYKRGFATLQINTTRLPWTLTVVFYREDGVEYRRKTYTVRDGQLRY is encoded by the coding sequence ATGGCTCGGAGCATCGTCTCCCGCCGGGTCTTTCTCGCCTCCTCGGTTCTCCTGACCGCCGACGCGCTGGCCCCGGGCCGCCTGGCGGCCACGCTGGTCGGACCCTGGCTCGGCGCGCCGGCCCGTGGCCTGTCCCGGCTCGTCCTCGAGGCGTGGGGGAGAGGGCCGCTCGGAGAGGACGGGCCCGACCAGTTCGCCTGCGTCGTCACCTTCGCCGACGGCCATGCCTTCGAGCAGCTCCTCGAGCCGGGCCGGCGCATCGCCAGCGAGGTCCTGGACGGGAGCCATCGGGCCCGGTTCGCCCTGGATCTCGCGAGCCCGCCGGCGGCGGCGCTGGCCGCGCGCCAGAGCCTCGAGACGGTCCGCTCGGTCGAGCTGGTGAAGGCCGGCGGGGCGCGCCCGTGGCGGTGCGAGGCGCTCGGCCTCTGGGCCGACGACACGCTCGTGCTGGCCCGGTACGTCGACGACGGCGTCCTGGAGGAGCCCGGTGACACAGTCCGGGTCACGGTCGAGCCCCAGGGCACGCTCCGGGCGCTCGCGCTCCGGCTGGCGACCGCCAACGAGGACTTCGCCGCCACTGACAACGACATCTACGGCAACGTGGCCTTCGCCGACGGCACCCTCCTCTACTCCGCCGCGAATCGGCTCCTGACCCACGGCATGGCGCGCGGGGCCTCTGCGTCCTTCATGCTGCCGATCCCGCGGGGCCTCGACCAGGATCCGGCCGACATCGAGGAGGTGTACCTGCGGAAGGCGGGGAGCAACGGCTGGCTGCTCCGAAGCGTGGAGCTGTTCGCCAACGGCGGCGCGGTCCCGGTCATCGCCAATCGCGCGGTGAACCAGTTCCTCGACAATCAAGCGGCCGTGCTGCGGCATCGGGACTGGTCCTCGCGGTCCATCCTGACGCCGGTGGAGTCCCCGGCCAGCACGCCCCTCCGCGGCGTGACGTATCGGATCTCGGGCCCGGTGCTGGGCCATCTGACCGACACGACGGCGAGGATCGTCTACCGGGTCGAGCGCGAGGGGACGTACCGACTCAAGGTCTACCGGTACGGCACCACGACCGTGCTGCAGCAGATCACGGCGGGGCTCCAGCCGGCCGCCACCTTCGTCGTGACGGGCCTGAGCCCGAACACGCCCTACGCGTTCGAGCTGTTCCACCTCGTGAGCGGCGTGGAGCGCCGGGTGCCCGGCAGCGGGGGTGCGGTCCGGACCTTCCCGCCCGACGGCGCCTCGGTCCACTTCCGGATCGCGATCGGCTCCTGCGCGAACAACAAGAAGTTCCCCGCCCAGCCCGCGTGGGACGCGATCACCGCGCGGGCCCTGGGTCCAGGGGTCGACCCCGCGGCTCGGCCGGACCGGTTGCGCTTCTTCATTCACCTCGGAGACACGATGTACTTCTACGACGACGTGGTCGGCCCCCCGCCCGAGACGGTCTCAGGCATGCTGGCCGCGCACCTCTCGGCGCGCAAGCACCCCGCCTTCCTGCGGATGGCGCAGCAGCTCCCGTGCTACGCGGTGTGGGACGACCACGACTTCGCGGGCAACAACACCGACGCCCCCGACCTCGGCGCCCGGAAGGTGTTCGCCCGGAACGCCTTCCTCCAGTACTGGGCCAATCCGATCCGGCCCGATCTCGCCTTCGGGCTCGCCGCCCGGTTCGGCTACGGCAACGTGGACTTCTACCTGATGGACGGGCGGTACAACCGGGACAAGGCGGCCGGCGTGCTCTTCGGGCGGCCCCAGCTCCGGTGGGTGCTCGACGATATCCGCAGGCGGGGCCCGGGACGGCTGCGCATCCTCCTGAGCGGGAGCACCTGGACCCACTCGCGAACGGACGGCCACAAGGAGGCGTACGGAAACGGGACCTACACTGCCGAGCGGGAGTGGTTCTACGGGCAGCTCGCCACGCTCATCGGCAGCCCGATCTGGGGCCTGGTGTTCGCGTCGGGCGATGTCCACTGCAACCATCTCTACGAGATCGTCCTGCCCCGCGGCGGCGCCCGGGTCGCCCCCGAGGTCGTCGCCTCGCCGATCGCGAATAAGCCGGGTGACGACTGCCCCTTCCCAATAACCGGCCCTGGACCCGAGTTCCGGTGGGGCGAATACAAGCGCGGGTTCGCCACCCTCCAGATCAACACGACGCGCCTCCCGTGGACGCTGACGGTGGTCTTCTACCGGGAAGACGGCGTCGAGTACCGCCGGAAGACCTACACGGTCCGCGACGGCCAGCTCCGGTACTGA
- a CDS encoding amidohydrolase family protein, which produces MLIVDAQVHIWGADTPERPWPPGRAHQAQKPYPVTREMVLAEMEAASVDRAVIVPPSWEGDRNDLALEAARSHPDRFAVMGRLAVERPESRALVPRWKEQPGMLGLRFTFHTELQRPWLTEGTADWLWPAAEKAEVPVMVYVPGSLGVVDRIAAQHRGLRLVLDHLAIDTRSQDDAAFAHLPE; this is translated from the coding sequence ATGCTGATCGTCGACGCGCAGGTGCACATCTGGGGTGCCGACACGCCCGAGCGGCCCTGGCCGCCGGGACGGGCGCATCAGGCGCAGAAGCCCTATCCCGTCACCCGGGAGATGGTCCTCGCCGAGATGGAGGCGGCCTCCGTGGATCGCGCGGTGATCGTGCCGCCATCGTGGGAGGGCGACCGCAACGACCTCGCGCTCGAGGCGGCCCGCTCGCACCCCGACCGGTTCGCGGTGATGGGCCGGCTGGCCGTCGAGCGACCCGAGAGCCGGGCACTGGTCCCACGCTGGAAGGAGCAGCCCGGGATGCTGGGGCTCCGCTTCACGTTCCATACGGAGCTGCAGCGCCCCTGGCTCACCGAGGGGACGGCCGACTGGCTGTGGCCGGCGGCCGAGAAGGCCGAGGTTCCGGTGATGGTGTACGTGCCCGGCTCGCTCGGCGTGGTGGACCGCATCGCGGCGCAGCACCGGGGGCTGCGCCTGGTCCTCGATCATCTCGCCATCGACACCCGCTCGCAGGACGACGCCGCGTTTGCGCACCTGCCCGAG